The following proteins are encoded in a genomic region of Ctenopharyngodon idella isolate HZGC_01 chromosome 12, HZGC01, whole genome shotgun sequence:
- the a1cf gene encoding APOBEC1 complementation factor isoform X6, with protein sequence METNQKCGDGLTGTQKEAALRTLIQRTGYHIHQENGQRRYGGPPPGWEGPPPERGSEIFVGKLPRDLFEDELVPLCEKFGKIYEVRMMMDFNGNNRGYAFVTFSTKQEAKNAMKQLNNYEIRNGRLLGVCASVDNCRLFVGGIPKTKKREEILAEMKKVTDGVMDVIVYPSAADKTKNRGFAFVEYESHRAAAMARRKLLPGRIQLWGHPIAVDWAEPEVEVDEDTMATVKILYVRNLMLPTTEETIEKEFNSIKPGAVERVKKIRDYAFVHFSQREDAISAMNALNGKVIDGSPIEVTLAKPVDKDSYVRYTRGTGGRGGTLLQGDYAYTVGQMYDPSAAYLGAPIFYAPHAYTTIPNQFRFPSTKGPISTRGLVRSPSVREIYMNVPVGAAGVRGLGGRGYLAYAGVGRGCATYQLKTDKRPEDKLYDLLPGMELTPMNPVTLKPQGIKHAPQILEDICQKNNWGQPVYQLHSAIGPDQRQLFLYKVTIPALATQYPNIHPFTPAKLCASMDEAKLHAAEHTLQILGVQTEGADTSAAAAVTAAFPGM encoded by the exons ATGGAAACCAATCAAAAATGTGGGGATGGACTGACTGGCACGCAGAAAGAGGCTGCGCTGCGCACTCTGATCCAGCGCACAGGATATCACATACACCAG GAAAATGGCCAGAGGAGATATGGTGGTCCACCTCCTGGCTGGGAAGGCCCACCTCCAGAGAGAGGCAGTGAGATTTTTGTGGGAAAGCTTCCTCGAGACCTCTTTGAGGATGAACTGGTACCACTCTGTGAAAAA TTTGGCAAAATTTACGAAGTACGGATGATGATGGACTTCAATGGCAACAATCGAGGCTATGCATTTGTTACCTTCTCCACAAAACAAGAGGCTAAGAATGCCATGAAACAGCTCAACAACTATGAAATCCG GAATGGAAGACTTCTGGGTGTGTGTGCAAGTGTAGACAACTGTCGTCTATTTGTGGGTGGCATTCCAAAGACCAAAAAGAGAGAAGAGATCCTGGCAGAGATGAAGAAGGTGACAGATGGCGTCATGGATGTCATCGTTTATCCAAGTGCTGCTGACAAAACCAAAAACCGAGGTTTTGCATTTGTGGAGTATGAAAGTCATAGAGCTGCCGCCATGGCCAGGAGGAAACTGCTGCCAG GCAGAATTCAACTGTGGGGTCATCCCATTGCAGTCGACTGGGCTGAACCTGAAGTAGAGGTAGACGAGGACACCATGGCCACAGTGAAGATCCTCTATGTTCGCAATCTTATGCTGCCCACTACAGAGGAGACCATCGAGAAAGAATTTAACAGCATCAAACCTG GTGCTGTTGAAAGGGTGAAGAAGATCAGAGATTATGCCTTTGTTCATTTCTCTCAAAGAGAAGATGCCATCAGCGCCATGAATGCACTGAATGGAAAG GTCATTGACGGCTCTCCCATTGAGGTCACATTAGCCAAGCCTGTGGATAAGGACAGTTATGTACGGTACACCCGAGGCACAGGGGGTCGTGGCGGTACTCTGCTCCAAGGAGACTATGCTTACACTGTGGGCCAAATGTACGACCCCTCAGCTGCCTACCTAGGAGCACCAATATTCTACGCCCCCCATGCATACACAACCATCCCGAATCAATTCCGCTTCCCCAGTACCAAAGGGCCCATAAGTACCAGGGGGCTGGTGCGCTCACCCTCTGTGAGAG AAATTTACATGAATGTACCTGTAGGGGCTGCGGGCGTACGTGGTTTGGGTGGGCGAGGATACCTCGCCTATGCAGGCGTGGGTCGTGGCTGCGCCACATACCAACTCAAGACAGACAAACGCCCTGAAGACAAACTGTATGATCTTCTTCCTGGCATGGAGCTCACGCCCATGAACCCAGTCACTCTGAAGCCCCAAGGCATCAAACACGCCCCACAG ATTTTGGAGGATATTTGCCAAAAGAATAACTGGGGGCAACCTGTTTACCAGCTTCACTCTGCTATTGGACCAGATCAGAGGCAACTGTTCCTTTACAAAGTCACCATCCCTGCTCTGGCTACTCAATATCCAAATAT ACACCCGTTCACCCCCGCCAAGCTCTGTGCATCAATGGATGAGGCGAAGCTGCATGCGGCAGAACACACTCTGCAGATCCTTGGTGTTCAGACAGAGGGCGCTGACACTTCCGCTGCTGCGGCCGTCACTGCTGCATTCCCAGGTATGTGA